The following nucleotide sequence is from Podospora bellae-mahoneyi strain CBS 112042 chromosome 1 map unlocalized CBS112042p_1, whole genome shotgun sequence.
TGCCGCCGTTTTCAATCGAGGATTTGCCGCCGCTGCCTCCCGCTCAGCTACCAAGacagccacagccacagccaccagGAAGACTACTGCTACCAAGAAGCCGGCCGCTAAGAAGACCACTGCTGCGaggcagaagaaaaaggctgCATCGACGAAGAAACCCATagccaagaaggctgcccccaagaagaaggctgtcCCCAAGAAGACAGGGCGCCCTAAGAAGACTGTCAAGGAAGTCCCAGAAAATGTGAAGCTTTTCCGGAAGGTTAAGGAGCTGAAAGCCAAGGCTCTTCTCAACGAGCAGCCACGCGGACTCCCAGCAAGGTCGTGGTTGGTTTTCGTGCAGAAAAACGGTGGTGTACCAAAAGGTCAGACCGCTACGGAGTTCATGTCGGCTATGAAGAAGCAGTTTGCGGCTCTCTCGTCTGTGGAGAAGCAGGCTCTTCAGGACGAAGCTCGTGCGAACAAGGTGAGGAACGATGCGGCCCTGATCAACTGGATCACGACTTATCCAGTTGAGACCATTGAGGCTGCAAACTTGGCTCGGAGCCATCTCAAGAGGCTCGGCAAAACAGCCAAGCTCTCCCTTCCTGACCCCCGCAGACCCAAGGGTCTTCTAAGTCCCTACATCATCTTCACGACTCAGCGAATGAGGTCTGGGGAACTTGACAACATTCCCCCCACGGCTAGAGTGGCTGCC
It contains:
- a CDS encoding uncharacterized protein (EggNog:ENOG503P4U3; COG:K), translated to MLSSTGLAAARRVRVIGMRSVFSSIARISTRSAACPKVPASVRIAAVFNRGFAAAASRSATKTATATATRKTTATKKPAAKKTTAARQKKKAASTKKPIAKKAAPKKKAVPKKTGRPKKTVKEVPENVKLFRKVKELKAKALLNEQPRGLPARSWLVFVQKNGGVPKGQTATEFMSAMKKQFAALSSVEKQALQDEARANKVRNDAALINWITTYPVETIEAANLARSHLKRLGKTAKLSLPDPRRPKGLLSPYIIFTTQRMRSGELDNIPPTARVAAIGSEWRALSETERQPFYEAAEKDKERYKVERASLSPSP